Below is a window of Naumovozyma castellii chromosome 9, complete genome DNA.
TCTCTAGCTTAGTGGCAAGCTTTCAAGTGTGTGATTGATGTTTCTAGTAAGGTTCGATTTTTAACGTTTAACGGATCTTCCGCGTTATGAAATTTCTATCTATCTTATACAGTAATTTGAGTATTAAcattaaatctttaattgCTTGGTACCCTCTTCTGCCTTCTTTAGGGCCTGTCTCCTCTCGACGTCCCAATTGTATAATCGGGCACAATTTACTTCCATAGTTGTGATGTTCTCTCTCAAGAATTCCACATCTTCCGTACAAACTTCCAAATTCTCCTTCGCATCAGCTAACTTCTTCTCCAGTAGTTCAATAGCCTCATCTAATGGGTACTCTAGCATAACATCCGCACCGAGCCACAATCCaactttcaaatcttcTCCCGTCTGAATGACAGCTTTAGTAAATAACGTgtcattcaattgataattCGTCTCTAACGTTCCGTCTTCTTGCAATTGTAAAGTGTgacaaattttcaaagtgTTATCAATATCAGGGATTCGGGTCTTCAATTGTCTCACCGTAGCCATTTTAGATTCCTGCATGaatttatatttggataatcGTTCCTGGAATTTATTGAAGcataattcaaaatcattagGATCCTTTATGAAATCCTCCACTTTCTCCACAAAGGGTGCCGAGGGAATACCTCTAGGGTTTGTTTTTGtagaattgaataatgtGTCCATGCTGTGCACTTGCTTGCTTGTCTCCCTTTGTATTTCTATATATCACAATACACTTGCTattctcttcaataaaCCAAAACTTTTTCCACTAATGGAATTTCAGTCACGTGCATGCGTCGCCAATATACAATATactatattatattatatttcaCTATGTATGTAAGTTACTGGCGTTTCTACCTCTATACATTTACGGGTGAGCTAAGTGAGGTAAAGGTTCATGATCTCTGGATACCCCTAACATTCGAGCCACAGGCTATTTGTTCTTCCTCGTGAGACAGTTGCCGTGTCACTAATTTAGCCTTAACAGTCTCCCTTTATTCATTGATTACCGTAAATACAACAAAACAAACAGATCTGAACATGGTCCACCAACCATGTATAAAAAGGGTCCCAACCCTCCCCTCTCAGATCTGTATTTGCACTTGAGTTCGTCCCTTTTAAGTCACAAGAAATAAAGCTACTAATTACTAAATCAAGGCAATATGAATAAACCCATCTACAACAAGATACTACTCACCATCCTCATCCTCTCAGACTTGGCAACAGCgaaattcaatatcatGAATCCAGAAAACACGGTAACCAAGACAGAAACGGTAACTGTCACAGACAGCCATCATTCTCACGAACCAGCTCAGGCAAAGAGAGGAGGTACTTGTCAATTCCCCTACTATCAAGGGATGGTAGCCGTCCAAAAGAGTGGATCAAATGCCGGTTGGGCCATGCATGACGACCAGCAATGTTCATATGGATCATGGTGCCCCTATGCCTGTGAGTCCGGTCAGTTGATGGGCCAATGGGACCCCTCTGTCACTTCATACTCGTATCCCGGATCCCAAAATGGTGGCTTGTATTGTGATTCCAATGGGAAATTGCAGAAACCTATTAGTGATCATGATTATTGTTATCAGGGGAAGGGAACCGTCTCTGCGGTGAATAAGTGTGGCGGTGGATCCGTTTCATTCTGCCAAACTGTCTTGCCAGGgaatgaagaaatgttGATCCCCACTTTGGTGGGTCAAGGAAGTGAAGTCACTTTGGCGGTACCAGGAACTGATTATTGGGCATCCACAGCAGcccattattatattaatCCACCGGGAAAGGGTGTGGATGATGCATGCAAATGGGGGAGCACTTCTGAACCATGCGGGAATTGGTCTCCATATGTGGCAGGAGCTAATATGGATGACAATGGGAATACCTTTGTCAAGATTGGTTGGAACCCTGTTTATTTGGAACAATCATCCCCTTTTAAGGACTCAAAGCCTAGCTTTGGCGTCAAAATCACTT
It encodes the following:
- the NCAS0I02250 gene encoding uncharacterized protein, with translation MNKPIYNKILLTILILSDLATAKFNIMNPENTVTKTETVTVTDSHHSHEPAQAKRGGTCQFPYYQGMVAVQKSGSNAGWAMHDDQQCSYGSWCPYACESGQLMGQWDPSVTSYSYPGSQNGGLYCDSNGKLQKPISDHDYCYQGKGTVSAVNKCGGGSVSFCQTVLPGNEEMLIPTLVGQGSEVTLAVPGTDYWASTAAHYYINPPGKGVDDACKWGSTSEPCGNWSPYVAGANMDDNGNTFVKIGWNPVYLEQSSPFKDSKPSFGVKITCDDPSQCDGLDCSIDPSVNGVNGVSSSESSSGAGGGNFCVVTAKKGAKAKIVVFDTSGGGGGSSNAPKQKREIFVPQTTVTETRTAWVTSTRVV
- the PAC10 gene encoding tubulin-binding prefolding complex subunit PAC10 (ancestral locus Anc_3.134), which codes for MDTLFNSTKTNPRGIPSAPFVEKVEDFIKDPNDFELCFNKFQERLSKYKFMQESKMATVRQLKTRIPDIDNTLKICHTLQLQEDGTLETNYQLNDTLFTKAVIQTGEDLKVGLWLGADVMLEYPLDEAIELLEKKLADAKENLEVCTEDVEFLRENITTMEVNCARLYNWDVERRQALKKAEEGTKQLKI